The Malus domestica chromosome 08, GDT2T_hap1 genomic interval ATCATTCCGTTCCGGATTCCTTTCTGTGTCAAAGTATCGCAGAATCTATAGATATGTCATTCAAACATTCTTATAAAGATCATCCATCACCTTCAAAGTAAGAGCTGCCCATGAGTGGTCGGTACCGCCAAGCGCCTCATTCAACTGCTCATAGTTCTCCTAGAAGAAAGATAGAATATGGAGTAAGGAACACTCAAAAACAACAATAATAGAAATGCAAAACTACTTTTCAAGACGCAGAAAACTCAGCTCTTTCAGAGCGGCAAAAGTTTAGCAAAATGTACGAAGTTAGCCCATGATCTCAAAAGTCAAAAGGCCTGTTTGGGACTAAGTTTGGAAGAAAGACCTAAAATTGCTTGTGGGTCGTAAAAGCACTTTTATTAACAAAATTTTTGACCGTGTTTCTAGTAAAAGCACTTCTAGCAAGCGCATTTATGAATTCTCAGATGTGTGTTCCTAATGAAAACACTtcgtttttttaataaaaacttcAACATATTTCTAATAAAAACAATTCTAGGAAATACGTTTATGAATTCTCACACGTGTTTCTAATAAAAGTACTAtgatttttttcaaaacaatccCAAACGAGCAATAAATTTCACATGTAAGTTCTACACTTTCATGATCCATCTTCCTATAAAAAAGAATACAATATCTGAAAAATCCACCTTACCACCAACCTGATTTTGCAATTCACAAAAAGCGAATAAAAAAAGCAAATGAGACTGTAAACCTGATACAACTTGATGAGGTCCAAGCTCTGAGCGGAGCTGGAAACAGACGAAGACGACGGCGAGGGCTCATGTTGTTGCGGTGGTGGCGAAGCAACTGCCTCTccccgcccccccccccccccccccacgtcGCTCAGCAGATCGCCAATGCATAGAAGAGGACCTCCTACACCTCTCATCATCCCTCCCCTCTTCCCCTGTTAAGCTTAAAAGACTGAAACTCCTTTATATCAGGCGGGCCGGTCTTTTTGGGCTTTTTGAGTTTGAGAATAAACCCGACCCGGAACGATCCGGCCCATGAAACCAAGGACCCGAATCGGGTTCAGGGGCATAAAATCGTAGTTTCACTCTTTGAGGATTTTGACGAAAGCTTCTTCGTCTTCCCGGCTCCGTGTCTGATCAGGTGAGCTCCATTTGCTTGCATTTCAATGGGTATTTTTggaattttcaaaattgaatTGCTTTTTGttcagggtttagggttttgattttgatttgggGTTTTACAGTTTCTCTAGGGTTTTGGTGATTAACAATATCCAGCATTAAGCTTCATTTCTTTCATAAACTCTAAAATTTAGTAAAATGGGGAAGACAAAGTTTAGTTTTTGAACTGACTAAAGTGCGAGCGGATGTGGGTTAGGCCGGTTGGTCAAGGCAGTGTGCCCGCCATTGTATTTAAGTTTGAATTTCCGTGTCCATAAagattagatagtttaaaacgTCGCTTTGTCGAAATGACAGAAGAGTGAAACAGGATTGAAGTGGATTGCTTGCAGCTGAAACCAGAGAGGAATGGGAAGCCAAGAGACTGTGAAGCAGCTTGAGGATTGCTCAGTGGCCAAGTCAGTTTAATCTTTCTTCCttcctttgattttatttaacattcttgtTTCTGCTTTGTGCTTGAATCTATACTTTTTTTATGTTTGCGGATCGCTACTGATGTTGCAGAAGTAATGTTAGGGGATAATTTCGTGTTCAATTGTCTTTGAAGTTTCAGTTTTTTGGCCCATTTAGTACAACACTGACTGCAGATTGTTTTCGAATATTCATAATAAGACATCAGGAAATTAGGAGTTCATTCGAAGCTTATGGATATGGTGAAATGAGCTAAGATTTAAATGCATTCTACCTGTTTGATCATGGTTTATTGgttttttaaactttgtttacgAACATTCTGCCATTTCTTCGGCTGCAGCAGACCCAAAAAGAAAACCATTTCTTCAGCTCTTGAGGGTGCCACTTGTTTTCTAGTGAAATTTACTTCAAATACTGGATCATGACACAATTCATGATTAATATATCGAAAGCTTATCTTTGACAGTATTGTGAATACTTATGTTTATCAGTTTATGGTAGCATCAACCGGTGTGACGGTTTTGTTTGTTACATCACCAGAGTTTTGGTTAATCTCATACCTATCGGTGTTCACCTGTCAAAAAgaacatcaaacaatttgttaTTGCAAATTAGGTTAACAAATCTCCGCAGAGCAAGGAGAtcaccaattttcttttaaactgCTTGGTTTTGTTATAAACCAGGATATTTATACTCTTCTACAATTGACATTAACAACTTCTTTCTAGCATCGAGGATTTAGACCTATCTACTGAGATTTGTACAGGTGTTCGGAACATGTTTCACAATGACCCATGCTGCTTTCTTCCGTTCTACTTTTTTATGGTTTGCAATCTGCAGagatttgcttttctttttcattgtaTTGCTTGTTTTATTGATCCATGCTGATGCTGTTTCTTGAAAGAGAAAGGTgattttctttcctttattACCCCTCCCTGATAAAAATGAACATTCATAACCAAGATATCAAGATACGTTTATTATTACATTCTGGATGTCATCTGGCTGAACCAGCAATTCATCGATCAGCTTCATTATACAATGTCAAAATCATAATATAGGCGTATTTCTCTTTGTCATCGTAGATACTGTCTTTCCCGCTTTAGCTCTACCCTGTTTTATTTGCTACCTTAAGGGACAGTTGAGTAATACCGTGTACCTCATTATCTGCAGTGCAATGGGCACTTGGGTATTCTCAGTGGCAGGGGCTCTACTAGCAATTCCGGTGGGGATAAAAAGGAAATCTCTAGCTCCGCTTGTGTTCTTCGGCACAACAGGTACTATGCTCGATATTATTATGGGGATCACTCAATGTGAAAGAGAACATGCAGAACGCCAAGCGAAGCTATTAGAAGCGCAAACTAGTGCAACTGATGCTTCTTTTGCTGAGACTGGGGCAGAGTCATAGTTTTAACTCGTAAGCATATGGCCGGTACACTCGTCTTTCGCTGCTGTCAGTTTTCTCATCAAGTTGCTTTACTGTTTGTTTCCCTTTTTCATGAGTTAATAATCACGCGAAAGTTGTCAATGATATGACGTCATGTCTAATCTCCATCGCATGGCGGCGATTCCATGAGTTAATCATTCGAAGCAGAGAATTCTAATTGCTCTGTTTTTATCTATCTTGGGAAATAACTGAATGAAAAATCACTTTAAAGGTGTTTAGCAGCAAATGTTGTGATTTATACGATGTATAATTACGAAAAGAAACTCTTAATTCTTCTGGAGAAACAATAAGAGTGAAGATTATTTGGTTTCGAAGCATGGCAACTGTACAGAAACCATTTCAAACCTCCCATTTTCCTTGTCTAAACCGGCATTTACATCAACCTCGAATTTCAAAGGGCTGTTCTTTCCTTTCTCCAGCATTGTTTTCAGAAGAATCAACCAAATACTGTAGAAGTGCATAGTTTCCGGAAAACAATGTGTTCCCTTCGATTCCAAGCTCTTCTTGTCTCCATCTGCTGAACAAGAAACCAGAACACCTCCCTCAGCCGCTTTAGGTTGCCAGGCCGCTTCTGCATTTAGACTAGAATGTGTTGGGACATCTTTTGAATCATCTTGTCCGGTTTGCTTTTCCCACCACGAACAGACTCTTTCAGCCTTGATGTTCCCGAACAAGAGCTCTGCGGCCTTGTTTCTGACCAGGAGCGGCGCATAATCCGATTCATCCCACACATATAGCTGCAGTAAAGAGAACACCCGTGTTTAACATGTATTTAACAAACAAGAACTCAGAAAGCAATCAGATTGGAACAAATCATGGGGAATAGTTGGCGTAAACTGAATTCGAACAACATGAAAGTTGAACAGTGGGAAAACAAATCCCTACCATGAAGGGCTTGTATATGGAGCCTATGACATGAAGGTGGTTCGAGCTTTCTGAACAGTAAAGTGCTACTGCATTCTGCTTAAACATGTTCTCGCTGCAACAAAGGGCACCAAAACATTCGCCATCAACCCATAATCATCTCTATCTTGCAATGGAAACAAAGCGTATGGTAATCCGATCTCGATTCATACCTGTCGAGCTCCAGAGGAGAACCACAAAGCTGGCAGCCTGTGCAAATGAGATCTCTCGCCAAACCACCATCACCTGCTTTATACAGTCTCCTACTAACAAACATGTCCTCCTTATCCAAGGACTCGCATTGAACATGAGATGTTGAGTTGAAGGGCAGAAAAATTTCAGCAACAGACGCGTAAAAGAGCGCCTTGCAAGAAGTGGTTAGACTCGATAACTGCAAAAGCGAGAAGCAGTCCTCGGGTTGTTTCCTCTCCTCCGGAGGCTTCCAGTTTCGCAAGAGTTTTCCCTCCTGCAGTTGACATCCATGGAGCTCTTGAGTGTTCCTCTTCTTCACCCATTCCACTACCCTTTTAAGCTTTTCCTTTGTTGCTACCCCATCTCTACACTCCTCTATCAAGTCATTGACCCCTGAATGTAAAAGCAGTCTTTGAATGTAGTCTCCAAAATTTACGACCACgtattatcttttatcgtagtGTCTGATATGTTATGTGGTCTTACTATCAATCAAAATCATTCTTTGATTGAATGCAAGATCCCGATTGATAGTGTGATAACTGTTTCTAAACGTAACGCTTGCTACAAAATTACTATCATACCCTTTGTAAGGATGGATTCGTAGGGGTGGAGTAGACATTTTAGGGATGAATACTGGTGGGTTCTGGCCTCAACAACATCACCATATTTCGTTATCTTCACATCTGTTGAATCAAATTAaccataaaatttaaaaaaaaagaaaaaaaaacaaacaaactgaTTAACAAAATTAAACTGGATTATTAAtcactaataataataattagtaAGTGTTGGAGCTTCGCTCACTTTGTAACAAAACGACGTCGCCGGCTACGGCCATGGATCCGATTGGCTTCTGCCAAATGGATACGGAGAAGAAGGGCCTCGTCTCATCGCCGACTTGGATGTCGGTTCGGATCACCTCTCCGCCTTTCGCTAATTTATACTtttggaaaaacaaaaattttaatttttaaaaataaataacgaaaaaaaaaaagaaagaaaatagcgGAAGTACGACACCTGAAGAGGAGTCGTTCGGTGGACGTAGACGACGAGCTGAACGTAATCGCCAACGTGAAGCGCCGCCTTGGACAAGTCGATGAGCGGTCCGTACCATCCGATTGCTGACgccatcttcttctctcttttcgCCGCGCAATCGGCCAACTTAAGTATACTAAAAAAGCACATTATAtagttaccaaaaaaaaaaaaaaagcactttaTATCGTtcgaaaaaaaaacactttattTACAAGTGCTGAGTTAGTAGTacgaattttatgtaaaattatcAAATTTATAGATATTTAACTAAAAAGTTTAATTGTAAATTTTTCGTATCATTCAATActataaaataagaaaattattttattagACAAAAATGATAATTTTTATTGCAAAAACTAATTCTATAACTTTTAAATAAGAATTGGTAGGAAAATGAAAGGTTCTAGATTGAACCACACTGTtacaaaaggaaatggatggacTATTTTGCATACAAGCGGCATTACGGATCCAGGAAATTGAACTCAAGAGTTTGAGTGCATATTGAAGCTCTTAGGCTATCTTCAACCGAAGGCTGGCCAAATGGTTCGTTTTAATTATCTggttctccaagatattaatattttaatgaacagtacaggatCATGTTTgtcttcatctccaaccgagagccAAAGGGCaatagggctcgttttagccctatcacaaaaaacaatctccaatcgagggcaaaacataatttattatttaataaataccACTTAATttattgtttcatgttacttaatttaatttaatgttgtataaaatgaaatttaaaaaaaaatagtatacacattttgtgaaatagaagttataggaaaaaaaatagaattttaaaaaaatatgaaacaaattttgtaaaacaaaagttataggaagttatagaaaaaaaaaagaagttataggaaaatttttgtaaataaataaaactgtaaaaaaaaattcaaaaataacggctagctgacgtcagctagccgttggattcaaatttttctttaagcaatcctgtcggttataaccgacaagaatgtatttatattaaatattctcctgtcggttataatcgacagGATTGCTATGAATTTCTGGCCAGCCCGGGCTAGCTGGTTGGCTGTTAGTGGCCaaccctttggccctttcagatttcgtggggcccacgagccctctgGTCTAGTCCTCGGTTTGAGAcgattttcaaattattttcggCCTTCTGACCCTttagacccttcggttggaaatGACCTTATGACTAATTTGGAATTGTTTATTCTCGTAAGTGTTTCTACTAGAAGTACTTTTATTgtataaacattgaaacttctTATATAAATCAAAATACTTTCTAAAATAGCACCTAAAAGTAAATTATTAAGAAGTACTTAATATAAATCAAAATGTTTTCTAAAATAGCACTTAAAAGTAAATTATTAAGAAGTACTTAACGTGTGCTTATCTAGAGAACGCTTGTACAACCTATAATCATGTgcaattttgtcattttgttatcagcctcaaattttGTCGTTTGACCAACTAAATATCTAAGATGTACGAAATAATTTTTAaggaaaatgataaataaaaacCATTTTTAACTTCTCATGCACCCACATTTAATTATATTCCTTTatttcaatttgatttatttaatatgacgaccaaaaataaagaaaagtgtTATTAATactcaaaaaatctcattctactcctcataagtatatttttctttctaaatataaaaggttttgagtgtagaatgaaaaatttagagtgccaataacaattcccaaaataaaaatatgttgaGCAGCTAAAAATAGTGCATGAAAACCACTTTTTGTTTTAGTAACAAACCCTAGTAATGTTTGCTTGCGAGTTCAAATCTTTTGCACTCAGGTTGTGTGGTCTCCCAATGACTTCTATCATTGATTGACTCGTCCATTAACTTTGATGTCCTTAGCTCTACTGTCGTAAACTTAACACATGTCCATTAATGATAAAAGCTACAGAGAGTCCATGTAGAAGATTGGCTCTCATTGCTCCTTTGGTCTACATCAACTTAATGTGAAGAATCATattatttaaagaaaatgtAAATCACACAAGTGTTGTGCTTTCATATGAATCAACTGGAGACTGCCAGTCACGCACATTTATGTCACTAGAACAAACCCAGGTCATTACCCCTAATCCTGGCCACCCAAAGCCAAAAACCTTATTGGGCAGCAATCCAGGAAATACCTACAAACAGAGAAAATTAAACCCACAAATTTGGCTTATGAAACTCGGTGTCGAAACGCCAGACGTCGGCGGGACACATTCACCGAGTTACACTGGATGAGACTGGCCGGCAAAAACAGAGGCCTATTCCAGCAAGCAGCTCTATCAAAAACAGCGGCTATAAGCCAACGACACAGACTAAGACGCACCACCCCTTCTACCATTATCAACACCCTCCCACAAAACGCTTCGGCATGAGATAACCCATAGAGCATCAGCGGAGATCTAACCGAAAATTATTACTTTTCTTAAACTCTATCCGGACTATACACTAACGTCCTATCTACAACAGAACCTGCCCATTTCCAAGAAGAGCCTTGTTATCATTCATCTGTAATAAGTAGGTCAACCAATTCCAAAGCTCCGTTATCCATTCATCTCCGTAAGTTCCAACCATCGGCAACTAGGTTAACCAGTTCAAAACCCAATCTATCAGAGATATGAGCTCACGTACAGCCTTGCCCCAATATCAACGGGTCCATAATCCCCCCCGATTGCATGAAGCACTACAGGAAATGTTGAAAGAACACGCAGTGTAAGGGGGAAAACGACTGCATCAATTTCACTATGGGTGGCTACGCCAACATCTTGGACCACGGCACCCTCTTTAGAACTATTACCAGTTCCACCTAGTTCAGCTTTGAGGTCATAAGGTCTTACAACCAAGGCAACATCTTCAAGCGCCCTCCACTTACCAGGACTACCTCTCCTGTGCGAGCGTCTGTTAGAACATAAATTCAGCACCAATGTGGATGTAGCATCAAGCCATTCTACCATCAAGCCTTCAACTTCATCATAATATATTCGACGTTCAACCTGAAGACATTTAGTAACAGTAAATTGCACATGGATTCCCATGCTATGGTCGCATAAAAATTACACAACTGAAAACAGCTACTTACAGCAAGCTTGTGAATATAAATGGACATGAATCTAGGCCCCACACCCAATACTCTTGCTTCTGATAATACAATCTGCAACCGATCAATGACAGCCAGACATTAAGTACAGAAGACACAACTAAAACACCTAAAGCGTAAATGCAAAATGAAGGCAGCACCAAAGAACAATGGGACTGCTTGTATTCAAACCACCTAGCTCAGCTAGAAAAGAATCAAGAGAAGGGTCGCATAAAAAGAGGACACAATGGGTCTGGCAACACCATTATATGAAGTCAGATAATGCTATGGTCAATACGAGACAGCACAGTTGGTCTATTATGGGAGTCATTACTTGTAATGGCACATAAAACTACAGAAATGTCATTCTATATCAGGTTACAGATGATGGAAATGAGGGGCAAAATTTCTTAGCACGCTGCCCTCCAGCTAAAGAGTAACAATGAAAACAGAGATTTAACATTTAAATATAACTCAGAAAGTATAAGTAGAAAACAACCGTACCTCCTTTTTCTTCAGCAGGGCCCACATGTAGAGCTTATCACAAGCATCCTTGACATGTCTACTAGCCAGCTTTCTTGCATTGCAATAAGCAGCAACATCAGCAAGCATTTCAGAGCAGGGAACTCTATGCTTTATTGCTGCAGCCGATAGTGCTTCCTTGATTTCACAGGATTCAGCAACattcttatcaaaataaataCCAGTGAAACATCTCATTTTAACTTCATCCCCCCTACTAAAATTATTCAACATTCTCCGATGTTTCAAAAATAACTCCTCTGCCTCTACGGCTGCAGCCAGCGTGCGATGCACCACAATATCTGGATACCGACGCAGTGGAGACGTAAAATGAGTGTACAAAGGAACAGCAAGTCCATAGTGACCCCAATCATTTTCTCTGTCTTTTAATTCGCCGCTGCAAAAATAAGAAGCCAACTGCATTGGTTTTGTAGCATAACTCATAAGAATATTGAATAGAACAGAATCATCCTTGAGCTCTTCCCTGATTCTCAGCAATGATTGCTGGAACTGCCCAGAAGACGACGTATCCGATTCCAAACCATGCTTAGAACAAAATGCTTCAAATTCCCTGAGTTTGCGCATATTAGGTTCTGGGTGCCTCCGCAATAATGCACTCTCAGGAAAAGCTCTAGATATGACTTCAGCTGCTGTTGTATTTGCCAAAAGCATAAACTCCTCGACAAGAAAATTTGAGTCCTTCCTTTCAGAATACATGCTATCATATGGAACTCCATATTCGTCAAACAGAATAACAATTTTAGAGCTCTCAAGCTGAAGAGCCCCATCACTAAACCTCCTCTCCTTCAAAACTCTGGAAATTTCAAGAAGATCTTTAACAGATCTAATTACATCAGACCATTCAAAATGGCCATGCAACTGAGGAAAACCCTTTCCTAAAATGTTAGAACTTTCCAAATTAAGTTTCCCATTGATAATCTCCTGAGCATGTTCATAAGAAAGTTTGCAACACGATCTTATCACAGTGCGGCCAATCCATCGGTCAACAACATCCCCAACATAGTTGATGtccaagaaaattgaaaatgctAGTCTCTCTACTCCTGGGTTAAGCGAACCAATATTCTCTGAGAGCAAAGGAGGCAACATTGGTAATTTCCGCTGTGACATATACACACTTGTTGATCTAGATTGAGCTTCTTCGTCTAACGGTGTATCGGGCAAAACAAAATACGACACATCAGCAATGTGGATACCAACTCTGAAAATTCCGTTGGATAATTTCTCAACTGAGAGTGCATCATCCAGATCAGTAGCAGTTGAAGGGTCGATGGTTAATATGCACAGGTTTCGAAGATCCTTTCTACTTTTGATTTCCTCCTGAGGCACCTCCCACGTGAGATGAGGAAGACAGGAAAGTGATTCATGAGAAAAATCTGATGAattaattgaattttggaatAAAATTGCTTCAATTTGTGGCTGTACTTCGCTTGCCCGGCCAAAAGCATTCAAGATGACAGCTTGGGGAGCAGAACTTTCCTCATCCCATTCATCTATTCGGGCAGCAAACAACTCCATTTCAATTGACTCATCACCATTCTCCAATCTCTTCTTGATTGAATCAGGCAGGGTTCTCACAAGGACCACCATTTTCGGAAATCTTGGGTCAGTTGGGATCATCTGAATGTACTCATCACTAGAAAATGATGCATTTTTGTTCTTTCCCATATCGTTTCTGCAAACTTCCCTGTAAGCAATCCACTTCTTAACATGAAGGAAACCAACAACAGAGTCTCGACGTGGAGACCTTTCAATGATAGCAACGACCCTG includes:
- the LOC103413103 gene encoding uncharacterized protein, which codes for MMRGVGGPLLCIGDLLSDVGGGGGGRGEAVASPPPQQHEPSPSSSSVSSSAQSLDLIKLYQENYEQLNEALGGTDHSWAALTLKLCSALQTASKLVQSTNSNVMLLSEKVGELAGVVKRADSAMAAARVVHGSLNRKEVPLDSNQNAK
- the LOC103448111 gene encoding DIS3-like exonuclease 2 isoform X3, with amino-acid sequence MHPPYEHGMIKASNLAFNSLPTMHINEQVNHEDVQILVNQHSLPCDPAGRFISNSCPEPVACGGSPGMFKDFPPHHTESCARRKCFTSHWPMEAVNDALEKGDAFKALFRVNAHNRLEAYCKIDGVPTDILIDGLAEQNRAMEGDIVAIKVDPLALWMRMKGSAGTCTSSALVEDFNLPQQANEISGLNCKGKAKVDEVDLYANGRRSLLPERGSCPQESTYPGESITSNPIGQTSYDHVAGRYPSASDFLQEGSHGEQNEVAVAIERICAMISSFPSKRPTGRVVAIIERSPRRDSVVGFLHVKKWIAYREVCRNDMGKNKNASFSSDEYIQMIPTDPRFPKMVVLVRTLPDSIKKRLENGDESIEMELFAARIDEWDEESSAPQAVILNAFGRASEVQPQIEAILFQNSINSSDFSHESLSCLPHLTWEVPQEEIKSRKDLRNLCILTIDPSTATDLDDALSVEKLSNGIFRVGIHIADVSYFVLPDTPLDEEAQSRSTSVYMSQRKLPMLPPLLSENIGSLNPGVERLAFSIFLDINYVGDVVDRWIGRTVIRSCCKLSYEHAQEIINGKLNLESSNILGKGFPQLHGHFEWSDVIRSVKDLLEISRVLKERRFSDGALQLESSKIVILFDEYGVPYDSMYSERKDSNFLVEEFMLLANTTAAEVISRAFPESALLRRHPEPNMRKLREFEAFCSKHGLESDTSSSGQFQQSLLRIREELKDDSVLFNILMSYATKPMQLASYFCSGELKDRENDWGHYGLAVPLYTHFTSPLRRYPDIVVHRTLAAAVEAEELFLKHRRMLNNFSRGDEVKMRCFTGIYFDKNVAESCEIKEALSAAAIKHRVPCSEMLADVAAYCNARKLASRHVKDACDKLYMWALLKKKEIVLSEARVLGVGPRFMSIYIHKLAVERRIYYDEVEGLMVEWLDATSTLVLNLCSNRRSHRRGSPGKWRALEDVALVVRPYDLKAELGGTGNSSKEGAVVQDVGVATHSEIDAVVFPLTLRVLSTFPVVLHAIGGDYGPVDIGARLYVSSYL
- the LOC103448111 gene encoding DIS3-like exonuclease 2 isoform X2, with protein sequence MKDAVVQAVVKRVEDGDKEKKKKRRPNRRSRQNNSTSASPRTEVSECLANGRISNHVTTSLKQPQLDMHPPYEHGMIKASNLAFNSLPTMHINEQVNHEDVQILVNQHSLPCDPAGRFISNSCPEPVACGGSPGMFKDFPPHHTESCARRKCFTSHWPMEAVNDALEKGDAFKALFRVNAHNRLEAYCKIDGVPTDILIDGLAEQNRAMEGDIVAIKVDPLALWMRMKGSAGTCTSSALVEDFNLPQQANEISGLNCKGKAKVDEVDLYANGRRSLLPERGSCPQESTYPGESITSNPIGQTSYDHVAGRYPSASDFLQEGSHGEQNEVAVAIERICAMISSFPSKRPTGRVVAIIERSPRRDSVVGFLHVKKWIAYREVCRNDMGKNKNASFSSDEYIQMIPTDPRFPKMVVLVRTLPDSIKKRLENGDESIEMELFAARIDEWDEESSAPQAVILNAFGRASEVQPQIEAILFQNSINSSDFSHESLSCLPHLTWEVPQEEIKSRKDLRNLCILTIDPSTATDLDDALSVEKLSNGIFRVGIHIADVSYFVLPDTPLDEEAQSRSTSVYMSQRKLPMLPPLLSENIGSLNPGVERLAFSIFLDINYVGDVVDRWIGRTVIRSCCKLSYEHAQEIINGKLNLESSNILGKGFPQLHGHFEWSDVIRSVKDLLEISRVLKERRFSDGALQLESSKIVILFDEYGVPYDSMYSERKDSNFLVEEFMLLANTTAAEVISRAFPESALLRRHPEPNMRKLREFEAFCSKHGLESDTSSSGQFQQSLLRIREELKDDSVLFNILMSYATKPMQLASYFCSGELKDRENDWGHYGLAVPLYTHFTSPLRRYPDIVVHRTLAAAVEAEELFLKHRRMLNNFSRGDEVKMRCFTGIYFDKNVAESCEIKEALSAAAIKHRVPCSEMLADVAAYCNARKLASRHVKDACDKLYMWALLKKKEIVLSEARVLGVGPRFMSIYIHKLAVERRIYYDEVEGLMVEWLDATSTLVLNLCSNRRSHRRGSPGKWRALEDVALVVRPYDLKAELGGTGNSSKEGAVVQDVGVATHSEIDAVVFPLTLRVLSTFPVVLHAIGGDYGPVDIGARLYVSSYL
- the LOC103448111 gene encoding DIS3-like exonuclease 2 isoform X1 gives rise to the protein MKDAVVQAVVKRVEDGDKEKKKKRRPNRRSRQNNSTSAASPRTEVSECLANGRISNHVTTSLKQPQLDMHPPYEHGMIKASNLAFNSLPTMHINEQVNHEDVQILVNQHSLPCDPAGRFISNSCPEPVACGGSPGMFKDFPPHHTESCARRKCFTSHWPMEAVNDALEKGDAFKALFRVNAHNRLEAYCKIDGVPTDILIDGLAEQNRAMEGDIVAIKVDPLALWMRMKGSAGTCTSSALVEDFNLPQQANEISGLNCKGKAKVDEVDLYANGRRSLLPERGSCPQESTYPGESITSNPIGQTSYDHVAGRYPSASDFLQEGSHGEQNEVAVAIERICAMISSFPSKRPTGRVVAIIERSPRRDSVVGFLHVKKWIAYREVCRNDMGKNKNASFSSDEYIQMIPTDPRFPKMVVLVRTLPDSIKKRLENGDESIEMELFAARIDEWDEESSAPQAVILNAFGRASEVQPQIEAILFQNSINSSDFSHESLSCLPHLTWEVPQEEIKSRKDLRNLCILTIDPSTATDLDDALSVEKLSNGIFRVGIHIADVSYFVLPDTPLDEEAQSRSTSVYMSQRKLPMLPPLLSENIGSLNPGVERLAFSIFLDINYVGDVVDRWIGRTVIRSCCKLSYEHAQEIINGKLNLESSNILGKGFPQLHGHFEWSDVIRSVKDLLEISRVLKERRFSDGALQLESSKIVILFDEYGVPYDSMYSERKDSNFLVEEFMLLANTTAAEVISRAFPESALLRRHPEPNMRKLREFEAFCSKHGLESDTSSSGQFQQSLLRIREELKDDSVLFNILMSYATKPMQLASYFCSGELKDRENDWGHYGLAVPLYTHFTSPLRRYPDIVVHRTLAAAVEAEELFLKHRRMLNNFSRGDEVKMRCFTGIYFDKNVAESCEIKEALSAAAIKHRVPCSEMLADVAAYCNARKLASRHVKDACDKLYMWALLKKKEIVLSEARVLGVGPRFMSIYIHKLAVERRIYYDEVEGLMVEWLDATSTLVLNLCSNRRSHRRGSPGKWRALEDVALVVRPYDLKAELGGTGNSSKEGAVVQDVGVATHSEIDAVVFPLTLRVLSTFPVVLHAIGGDYGPVDIGARLYVSSYL
- the LOC103448108 gene encoding uncharacterized protein, which produces MCFFSILKLADCAAKREKKMASAIGWYGPLIDLSKAALHVGDYVQLVVYVHRTTPLQYKLAKGGEVIRTDIQVGDETRPFFSVSIWQKPIGSMAVAGDVVLLQNVKITKYGDVVEARTHQYSSLKCLLHPYESILTKGVNDLIEECRDGVATKEKLKRVVEWVKKRNTQELHGCQLQEGKLLRNWKPPEERKQPEDCFSLLQLSSLTTSCKALFYASVAEIFLPFNSTSHVQCESLDKEDMFVSRRLYKAGDGGLARDLICTGCQLCGSPLELDSENMFKQNAVALYCSESSNHLHVIGSIYKPFMLYVWDESDYAPLLVRNKAAELLFGNIKAERVCSWWEKQTGQDDSKDVPTHSSLNAEAAWQPKAAEGGVLVSCSADGDKKSLESKGTHCFPETMHFYSIWLILLKTMLEKGKNSPLKFEVDVNAGLDKENGRFEMVSVQLPCFETK